A stretch of Acetobacteroides hydrogenigenes DNA encodes these proteins:
- a CDS encoding SusC/RagA family TonB-linked outer membrane protein → MRRFLTLLVTMVVFGVGSALGQVKQVSGKVVGADDNQPIIGASVFIKEASTIGTTTDASGNFILKNIPAKAKTIVFRFVGYQTLEMPISATVNAKLTPEAKQIEEVMVIAYGTTKKASFTGSAESVKSEKLSTRPIANVTKALDGIVAGVQATSGSGQPGSGSSIVVRGYGSINSSQAPLYVVDGVPYDGSISSINPNDIESMTILKDAASGALYGARGANGVIMIATKKGKTGKMKVNFKANWGVASRSIPRYETMNEAGYVETVFQSYKNSEIISNGLSPQTAAIVALEKMKNGSTAIFGKNEEYNPYNYTITDLIDPSTGKVRSDAKLRYSEDWLDEAMEKNPLRQEYVTSFSGGDDKTRYMFSLGYLTEQGLLKTTEFNRYNGRLNIDSDVTKWMKAGMSASYSRNESNTAVENSSGYSNVWYTNQLMAPIFPVYKKDANGVTLYDDLGKPIFDYGANRPAGASANWNTIATLYDDMYSSKSDNLSGRMFTDIGNLKDGPLKGLTLSVSYGFDLVNSSSATYYNPYNGNSVSVKGSLAKANGRTFSYTFNQILKYDRNIGKHHFDALVGHEFYKYQYDYLNASKTGFPFGGLYELDAATSITDAGSYQNNYAIESVLSRVGYDYADKYYLSASFRTDGSSRFHEDNRWGKFWSVGGNWRISQESFMKSFTWLDNMALKASYGVQGNDNVNTLYAWQSFYNLGYPNASMSGALISSLENKNLKWEKNSNLNIGLDFRLMNRVSATIEWYQRETKDMLMDFPMASSLGFDGYRKNVGTMRNRGLDVTIGIDLIRNDQFSWKTTLIGSTIKNKVLQLADKPEIITGSYIIREGETLNSYYTPSAAGVDPATGKQLYWVWDTDANGVRGEKYISDNPTKATACKEIQGSRIPDFYGSVANEFSYKNFDLSILCTYSIGGKILDGVYNTLLYSNYIGQARSKNLERAWKQPGDVTDIPRIEIGLTHVNTNNDLINASYFAFKNITLGYTLPSRWIKAAGIEAIRFSAAADNVVMFTHLKGMNPQYNFTGGTNFGYVPTRNITFGVDIRF, encoded by the coding sequence ATGAGGCGATTTCTAACGTTACTCGTAACGATGGTTGTCTTCGGCGTTGGTTCGGCGCTAGGACAAGTAAAGCAAGTCTCTGGTAAGGTGGTTGGTGCTGACGACAACCAACCAATAATTGGAGCAAGTGTCTTTATCAAGGAGGCATCTACGATTGGAACAACAACCGATGCCAGCGGTAACTTTATTCTAAAAAACATTCCTGCGAAAGCCAAAACAATTGTCTTCAGATTCGTTGGCTACCAAACGCTTGAAATGCCAATTTCAGCAACGGTTAATGCAAAGTTAACCCCTGAAGCCAAACAGATTGAAGAGGTGATGGTGATTGCCTACGGAACTACTAAAAAGGCTTCATTTACAGGTTCAGCAGAGTCTGTAAAATCTGAGAAATTAAGCACAAGGCCTATTGCGAATGTAACTAAGGCTCTTGATGGTATTGTAGCAGGTGTTCAAGCCACATCAGGATCAGGACAACCTGGTTCAGGATCTTCTATTGTGGTTCGTGGCTATGGTTCTATCAATTCATCTCAGGCACCGCTATACGTTGTTGACGGAGTACCTTACGATGGAAGCATCTCATCGATCAATCCAAATGACATTGAATCAATGACGATTCTAAAAGATGCAGCATCTGGTGCTCTTTATGGAGCTCGTGGTGCCAATGGTGTTATCATGATTGCAACCAAGAAGGGTAAAACCGGAAAAATGAAGGTTAACTTCAAGGCCAACTGGGGAGTTGCCTCTCGATCAATTCCTCGTTATGAAACGATGAACGAAGCTGGTTATGTTGAAACCGTCTTCCAATCTTATAAGAATAGTGAGATTATTTCAAATGGATTATCTCCTCAAACTGCCGCTATAGTAGCGCTAGAAAAAATGAAGAATGGATCCACTGCCATTTTTGGGAAAAACGAAGAGTATAATCCTTACAACTACACCATTACAGATCTAATAGACCCTTCAACCGGAAAGGTTAGATCTGATGCTAAACTTCGATACAGCGAAGATTGGCTGGATGAAGCAATGGAGAAAAATCCATTACGTCAAGAGTATGTTACGTCCTTTTCTGGAGGTGATGACAAAACTAGATACATGTTTTCGTTAGGCTACTTAACAGAGCAAGGATTGCTAAAAACAACCGAATTCAATCGCTATAATGGCAGATTGAATATTGATTCGGATGTAACAAAATGGATGAAAGCAGGTATGAGCGCTAGTTATTCTCGTAATGAAAGCAATACTGCAGTTGAAAACTCATCAGGATACTCGAATGTTTGGTATACAAACCAACTAATGGCTCCAATTTTCCCTGTTTACAAGAAAGATGCTAATGGAGTAACATTGTATGATGATTTAGGAAAACCTATCTTTGATTATGGGGCAAATCGTCCTGCAGGTGCAAGTGCAAACTGGAATACAATTGCGACACTATACGATGATATGTATAGCTCTAAAAGCGATAACTTAAGTGGTCGTATGTTTACAGACATTGGCAATCTTAAGGATGGTCCACTAAAAGGCCTTACACTTTCTGTAAGCTACGGTTTCGACCTTGTAAATTCCTCTTCTGCGACCTACTATAACCCATATAATGGTAACTCAGTTTCAGTTAAGGGATCGCTTGCTAAAGCCAATGGAAGAACCTTTAGCTACACCTTCAACCAAATTTTAAAGTACGATCGTAATATTGGGAAACATCATTTTGACGCTTTAGTTGGACATGAGTTTTACAAGTACCAGTATGACTACCTGAACGCATCTAAAACAGGATTCCCATTTGGAGGACTTTACGAATTAGATGCAGCCACCTCTATTACTGATGCTGGAAGCTATCAAAACAACTACGCAATTGAATCTGTTCTTTCTCGAGTTGGTTACGACTATGCTGATAAGTACTACCTATCAGCGAGCTTCCGTACTGATGGTTCGTCTCGTTTCCACGAAGATAACCGTTGGGGAAAGTTCTGGTCCGTGGGAGGTAACTGGAGAATTTCGCAGGAATCATTCATGAAAAGCTTCACTTGGCTAGACAACATGGCGTTAAAAGCAAGCTATGGAGTTCAAGGAAATGATAATGTGAATACACTATACGCTTGGCAATCATTCTACAACCTAGGATATCCAAATGCATCAATGAGTGGTGCTCTAATCAGCTCTTTGGAAAACAAGAATCTTAAATGGGAAAAGAACTCTAACCTCAACATTGGATTGGACTTCAGATTGATGAATAGAGTATCCGCTACTATTGAATGGTATCAAAGAGAAACCAAGGATATGCTAATGGACTTTCCAATGGCTTCATCATTGGGCTTTGATGGATACCGTAAGAATGTTGGAACAATGCGTAACAGGGGGCTAGATGTAACTATCGGAATTGATCTGATCAGAAACGATCAATTCTCATGGAAAACAACGCTAATTGGATCAACAATAAAGAATAAGGTGCTTCAACTAGCAGATAAACCTGAAATTATTACAGGAAGCTATATTATCCGTGAAGGAGAAACCCTAAATTCATACTATACCCCAAGTGCAGCAGGTGTTGATCCTGCAACTGGAAAGCAACTTTACTGGGTATGGGATACTGATGCAAACGGTGTACGAGGAGAAAAGTATATTTCCGACAATCCAACAAAAGCAACTGCTTGTAAAGAAATCCAAGGCAGCCGTATACCTGATTTCTATGGTTCTGTAGCGAATGAGTTTAGCTATAAAAACTTTGACCTAAGCATTCTTTGCACATACTCAATTGGTGGAAAAATTCTTGACGGAGTTTACAATACGCTGCTATATAGCAACTACATTGGCCAAGCAAGAAGCAAGAATCTCGAACGCGCATGGAAACAGCCTGGAGACGTAACAGATATACCTCGTATAGAAATAGGCTTGACCCACGTTAACACAAACAACGATCTAATAAATGCATCCTACTTTGCATTTAAAAACATCACCCTAGGATATACCCTACCATCAAGATGGATTAAAGCTGCAGGAATTGAAGCAATTCGTTTTAGTGCTGCTGCCGACAATGTGGTTATGTTTACCCATCTAAAAGGGATGAACCCTCAGTATAACTTTACCGGAGGTACTAATTTTGGGTATGTGCCAACAAGAAATATCACATTTGGTGTTGACATTAGATTCTAA
- a CDS encoding RagB/SusD family nutrient uptake outer membrane protein has translation MKKILYIIALFGLLGLNGCTDELNTEPTDRVAGSTMFKDATSAETAINGIYRALFVAGWSTNWASENCGQTAINLMADLMGEDHLMQGQGSGWFYEDYRLNVHGDYSHKSGRSYSVWNFYYTIVCNTNYIIASEATMGGNPDLKQSIIGQAYALRAFAYSNLIQLFQQTYIGHENAPGIPLYTEPTVAGTVGKPRGTVQQVYDLINQDLDKAITLLGGVTNKVQTHASHVDYYVANGIKARVNLVQHRYKEAMDAAAEALTRPGLKVATVSELGGNNSVKAPGVLWGVEITKDQTAGTASFFSHMDADVTGSYGSKARQCISSGLYDLIPNTDLRKAAWFRGKLSVEGDGSNISYCQLKFKMADPVTRTGDYLLMRAEEMILIKAEAECHLEKYAEARTTIKMLGSKRDSNFDTRLADRTDSKEYNTNTNAPLITLMDEILFQRRLELWGEAGRIFDLQRLALGYNRSYANSNHTEKVTTKNTSAASPLFIFPLPQSEIDGNENITDEDQNPIVQ, from the coding sequence ATGAAAAAGATTCTATACATAATTGCCCTATTTGGGTTGTTAGGGTTAAACGGTTGTACCGATGAGCTCAATACCGAGCCAACCGATAGAGTTGCCGGATCAACTATGTTTAAGGATGCAACTAGTGCCGAAACAGCTATTAACGGTATTTATCGTGCACTTTTTGTTGCGGGATGGAGCACGAATTGGGCTTCTGAAAACTGTGGACAAACAGCGATTAACCTAATGGCAGACTTGATGGGCGAAGACCATCTGATGCAAGGTCAAGGTTCTGGATGGTTCTACGAAGATTACCGTCTAAATGTACATGGTGACTATTCTCATAAAAGCGGAAGATCTTATTCTGTTTGGAATTTTTACTATACTATAGTTTGTAATACTAACTATATTATTGCATCTGAAGCAACCATGGGTGGCAATCCAGATCTTAAGCAAAGTATCATTGGACAAGCCTATGCATTACGTGCATTTGCGTATAGCAACCTTATCCAGCTATTCCAGCAAACCTATATAGGACACGAAAATGCCCCAGGTATTCCACTTTACACTGAACCTACCGTTGCTGGTACTGTTGGGAAACCAAGAGGAACCGTACAACAAGTTTACGACTTAATCAATCAGGATTTAGATAAAGCAATTACACTTCTAGGTGGTGTAACAAACAAAGTGCAAACGCATGCTTCACATGTCGACTACTACGTTGCCAATGGCATAAAAGCCCGTGTAAATCTGGTTCAGCATCGCTACAAAGAGGCAATGGACGCTGCCGCAGAAGCGCTTACCCGACCAGGACTAAAGGTCGCTACAGTTAGCGAGTTAGGCGGTAACAATAGCGTAAAAGCTCCTGGAGTTCTTTGGGGAGTTGAGATTACTAAGGATCAAACAGCAGGAACTGCATCATTCTTTTCTCATATGGATGCTGATGTTACAGGTTCGTATGGTTCAAAAGCTCGTCAATGTATCAGTTCTGGCTTGTACGATTTAATCCCAAATACAGATTTACGTAAGGCTGCTTGGTTTAGAGGAAAACTTTCTGTTGAAGGAGATGGTTCAAACATCAGCTATTGCCAGCTTAAATTTAAGATGGCAGATCCTGTAACACGTACCGGAGATTACCTTTTGATGCGCGCAGAAGAGATGATTTTGATCAAAGCAGAAGCAGAATGCCATCTAGAAAAATACGCAGAAGCTCGTACTACGATCAAAATGCTGGGTAGCAAACGTGATAGCAATTTTGACACTCGCTTAGCAGATAGAACAGATAGCAAGGAGTACAACACTAACACAAATGCACCACTCATAACTTTGATGGATGAGATTTTATTCCAACGCCGTTTAGAGCTATGGGGAGAGGCTGGTCGCATATTCGATTTGCAGAGGTTAGCTTTAGGCTATAACCGCTCTTATGCAAACTCTAATCACACTGAAAAAGTAACGACCAAGAATACATCAGCCGCATCGCCATTGTTTATATTTCCATTACCTCAATCAGAGATCGATGGTAATGAAAATATTACAGATGAAGATCAAAATCCGATTGTGCAATAG